The DNA segment CCCATCCTTGCCATCCTCCTAGCGGGTCCATCATCTGCCTCCCTTCGGTCATTCAACCTCCGGGTTCCGCAGATGGTGGACCCGCCTTCGCAATAACTGTCGGGAAGTCAGCCCCCGACCCCGAGGGAGGCCCTCACCCCCCGACCCCCTCGCCCTGTGCGCGGGCGGGGGGGAGACACACGGCAGTTTCGTTCCTCCCCCTCGCCCGCGCACAGGGAGAGGGGGTCGGGGGGTGAGGGCCTCCAGCCTGGAGCCATGCGATTGCCCTGTGACCGCATCGACACCCCATTGACGAGGCTGCCGCACACTGCTACACTCGCCGCGCGGTCGATGGTTAACCATTGACCGTCAAGGGGTCTCGCGCGCCGCGGCCCCTTCGGCGAGGAGGCCGATCCGCCCGCATGGCCGCCGAATCCTCCGACATCTCTGCCCGGCGTCCGGCCGGCCGGCGCTTCAAGCGCGTGCCCGTCGCGGCCCTCCACGAGGAAGTCGTTCGCGCGTTCTGTGACGCCCTGCTGACCGGCCAGATCAAGCCGGGGCAGCGGATCGTCGAGCGGGACATGGCCGAGGAGATGGGCCTCAGCCGTGGGCCGATCCGCGACGGGCTGGCGGTGCTGGAGCGGCATGGACTGGTGGTGCGCGCACGCCACAAGGCGAGCTACGTCGCCTCGCTCGATCAGGCGGACGTGCAGGACGTCTACACCGTCCGCCGCATGTTCGAGACGTTCGCGCTGCGGCTGGCGGTGGAGCAGGGGCGGCTGACCGAGGCCGCGCTCGATCCGCTGCGGCAACTGGTGGCCGAGATGGAGCGGGCCGGTGAGTCTGGCGACCGTGTCTCGATCCTGGAGCGGGATATCGCGTTCCACCGCGCCCTGTGCGAGATGAGCGGCTCGCCACGCCTGCTCGACCTGTACGACCAGACGCGGCTGCTGCGGCTGCTGGTCTTCACCATCTCGCAGCTTCCGCACATCGATCTGCAGGTGCTCGGGCCGCAACACCAGCAGATCGTCGACGCCCTCGCCGAGGCGATTCACCACCGCGATGCGGCTCCGGCCGTCGTCGCCCTCGAACGGCACCTTGAGAGCTCGTGTCAGCTCGCGATTCGCCAGATCGCCCAGGCGGGAGGGGAGGAGCAGGAAGTCCCGGGGTAGGCAGCAGCAGGGGGCGCTGGCTTCCTGAGCCGCCGCCACATCGCCTTGAACGATTGTCCATCAATCAGTGGACTGGTACGATCCACCCTATCGACAACGAAGCACGCGCACCCCTGGTCTGGTGGGCCTGCTCCGTCGGTTCGGCACTCCAATGGCGGAGGCATCAGATGTCACGTCCTGCACCGAAGATCACCCGTCGCCGCTATCTCGGCCTGAGCATCGGGCTGATGAGCGCCTCGCTGCTGGCCGCCTGCGGGCAGTCGGCTGCGCCGGCGCCCACGGCTGCGCCGGCCAAGCCCGCCGAAGCCGCGAAGCCGGCCGAGGCAGCCAAGCCCGCCGAGGCCGCGAAGCCGGCCGCCCCGGCCGCGGCGCCAGCCGCCACCACCGCCCCGCCGGCCGCCGCTGCCCAGGCCGCCCCGGCGAAGGTCGATCCGGCCAAGCCCACCGATGCCGCCTTCGACTGGCAGCAGTTCAAGGGCCAGTCGATCAACGTCCAGTTCAACAAGCACCCGCACAACACCGTCATCGAGCAGAACATCCCCGAGTTCACCAAGCTGACCGGCATCAACGTCCAGTTCGAGGATCTGCCGGAGATTCAGGGTCGCCAGAAGCTCGTGGTCGAGTTCGCGGGCGGCGGCGGCAACCTCGACGCCTTCAACGCCAGCTACCACGTCGAGAAGGTCCAGTTCTCGAAGAGCGGCTGGTTCATGCCGCTGAACGAGATGATCGCCGACAAGAAGCTGCTCAGCCCGGAGTTCGACTGGAACGACGTGCCAGAGCCGGGCAAGAAGGAAGTCACGCTGGCGGACGGCAAGATCGTCGGCATCCCCTCCTTTGTGGACGTCAGCATCATGGCGTACCGCAAGGACCTGCTCGACGCGAAGGGCCTGAAGGTTCCGACGGACCACACCGAGCTTGAAGCGGCCATCAAGGCGCTGCACAACCCGTCCGGGGGCGTCTACGGCTGGTGCGCGCGCGGCCTGAAGAACGCCAACATGACCCAGTGGCCGTGCCAGTTCCTCAACTGGGGCGGCAAGTACTTCGAGAACGGCAAAGCAACCCTCGACACGCCGGCCGGCGAAGGCTCGCTGGACTGGTACGCGCGCATGAACCGCGAGTACGGCGTCCCCGGCGTGGTGAACTTCAACTGGTCCGAGGTGACCGCCGCCTTCATGCAGGGCCAGGTCGCGTTCATGGAAGACGGCATCAACTTCCTGAGCCAGTACGAGGACGAGACCAAGTCGAAAGTCAAGGGGAAGGTCGGGTACGCGCTGGTGCCGAAGGGCCCCGGCGGCCAGATCCCGCCGACCTACACGCCGGGCTTCGCGATCAGCGCGAAGTCGAAGAAGGCCGGCCCGGCCTTCCTGTTCACCCAGTGGGCGACGGGCAAGACCATGGGCATCAAGGCGCAGGTCGCCGGTGTGGGCGTCGCGCGGCTCTCGACCTGGGATGACCCGGCCGTGAAGGCTGCCCAGAAGATGCCGCAGGATTGGGTGGACGCGTTCATCCAGGGCAACAAGATCGGCTCGCCGGGCCTGCCGGCCATCGCCGCCGTCAGCGAGTACCGCGACACGGTGGGGGCGCTCTTCCAGGGCGCCATCGAGGGCGGCAGCGCCAAGGAGATCATCAAGAAGGCGAACGACGCCTTCCAGGCGATCCTGGACAAGGAAAAGTAGCTCGCGATCACGCTGGAGGGCCGTCACGCACACCGTGACGGCCCTCCGTGTGTCTCTGGCCCCCACCGAGGTCACCATGGCCGATCACTCTGTCGCAAGCCCTCGCCCTGCGCCAGCCGCGCCCGCCGCTTCGACGCACGGGCTGTCCGCATGGTTCGAGCGGCGCGCGTCGTTCGTCCTGCCGTTCCCGGCCGTGGCGACCGTCGCCCTGATGCTGGCGTTCCCGCTGGCGTACACCCTCTACCTGAGCGTTCAGGACTTCTCGCTGGCGAGCACCGCCGCGCCGAAGTTCGTCGGGCTGGACAACTACATCACCCTCTTCACGACCGATACACGCTTCAAGAACTCGATCTTCGTGACGTTCTACTTCACCCTGCTTGGGGTGACCGTCCAGACGTTCCTCGGGGTGACGCTGGCGCTGCTGTTCAATCGGCAGTTCTGGGGGCGGGGGTTGCTGCGAACCCTGGCGATCCTGCCGATGGTCGCCACGCCCGTCGCCATCGCCCTGATCTTCGTGCTGATGTACCACCCGACCCTCGGCGTGATGAACTATTTCCTGTCGGTGATCGGGCTGCCGCCGTGGAGTTGGACCTACGCCTCGGGGACGGTCATCCCGGCGCTGGTGATCGTGGACACCTGGCAGTGGACGCCGCTGATCATGCTGATCGTGCTGGCCGGGCTGGCGGCGCTTCCCGGCGAGCCGTACGAGGCGGCGATGATCGACGGCGCGAGCAAGGCCCAGATGCTCTGGACGATCACCCTGCCGCTCCTGCGCCCGACCATCGTGACGGCGGCCCTGTTCCGCCTGATCGACTCGCTCAAGACGTTCGACATCATCTTCGTGATGACGCAGGGCGGCCCGGGCGGGGCATCGGACACCATCAACATCTACCTGTTCAACACCGCGTTCTCGTACTTCCACATGGGGATGGCGTCCTCGATGGTGGTCATCTTCTTCGCGATCATCCTGGGGGTCTCGGTCCTGGCGATGAGGATCCGGAGGGCGTCATGGCTCTGATCCGCAAGCATGGCGAGACGGCGGCCTACACCATCCTGATGCTGATCCTGATGGCGCCGATGGCGTTCGTCTTCTTCTGGATGGTCTCGATCTCGTTCCGCACCAACATCGAGGCGACGGCCTCGCCGCCGCTGTTCATCCCCCGCAACCCGACCCTGGACGGCTACCGCTACGTCTTCGACAACCCGTCCAACCCGTTCTTCAAGTACGTCATGAACAGCACCATCGTGGCGTTCGGCTGCACCGCCATCGGGATGCTGCTGGGCGTCCCCGCCGCGTTCAGCATCGCGCGGTGGAAGCAGAACGGCCTGGCGCTCGGCATCCTGCTGGCACGCATCACCCCCGGCCTGAGCTTCCTGGTGCCCTGGTTCATCACGTTCCGCTGGTTCGGGCTGATCGACACGCACGCCGCCCTGATCCTCAGTCACCTGATCGTGGGCCTGCCGATCATCGTCTGGGTGATGATCGGCTTCTTCGAGGACTTGCCGACGGAGCTGGTGGATGCCGCGCTGATCGACGGCAGCTCGATCTACGGGGTGCTCTGGCGCATCGCCGTGCCGCTGGTCAAGCCGGGCCTGGTGGCGACGGCCATCCTGAGCATCATCTTCTCGTGGAACAACTTCAACTTCTCGGTCATCCTGGCCGGCCCGAACACGCGGACGCTGCCCGTCGCCGTGTTCAACCTGATGAGCTTCGAGCAGTTCAACTGGGGACCGCTGGCCGCCGCCGCCACCATGATCACGCTGCCGGTCGTGGCGATGGCGCTGGTGATGCAGCGGCACATCGTGAGTGGGCTGACCCTGGGGGCCGTCAAGCAGTAGCCGTTCGTTCGATGGCGCTCACCCCAGGCGTCTCGCCGACTTTCGCCGCCTGCTCCGCAGGGCAATTGCAGGTTCGTTGGTGCTCCCAAAAGTCGCAAGACGCGCAGTCGGGGGCTGAAGCCCCCGCCTACACTCATTCCGTCGCTGCGCGACGGACGCCCGGAACAGCGTTGATCGGTGGGACTGGAGCGTCGCGAAGCGACTGCAGGATGGTAGGCGGGGCTTTCAAGCCCCGACCACGCCGCACGACCCGCCCATCATGCAATCGCCCTGGCCTGCTCCGCGCATTCCGGGGAGCAGGCAGCGCCGCTCGCTACAATTCCGCCATGAGTGTTCTACGGATCGCCGACCGGCCGGACCTGCGCCGGCCGATCCTTCTGGCGGGGTTCGGCGGTTGGGGCGATGCTGGCGCCGCCGCGACAGGCGCCCTCTCCTACCTGCTGGGCGACCCGCCGCCGTCGCCGTGCGCCGTCCTCGACCCTGAAGCCTGCTTCGACTTCACCGTGCAGCGGCCAGTCACGCGCCGCGATGCGAGCGGACGCTGGAAGCTGGAGTACCCCGAGATCACGCTCCACGCCCTCGTGCGGCCAGACGCCGAGTGCGATCTGCTGGTGCTGCGCGGTCCGGAGCCGCACGCATCCTGGCCCACCATCGCGCGGGCCGTCGCCGAGTACGCCCTGAGCCTGGGCGTCGAGAGGGCAGTGACGTTCGGTGCGTTCATCGGACCGGTCTCGCACCGGCGCATCCCGATAGTGCGACGCACGCCGAACGCCGACCTCGACGCCCGGCTCGCCGCGCTCGGCTTCGAGGACACGGCCTACGCCGGACCGACGGCGTTCGTGACGGCGCTGCTGCACGGGCTGGACGAGGCCGGCATCCCCGCCGCCAGCCTCTGGGCAGCCAGTCCCGGGTACCTGGGTGCGCCGAACCCGGCCGTCTCCCTGTCGCTGCTGGAAGCCGCCGAGCGCGCCCTCGACGCCGATCTTGAGCTGGGACGGCTGCAAGGCATCGCCACCGACTTCCTGCGGAAAGTCGAGTCAGCGATCCGGGCGAACCCGGAGGTAGCCGAGCGGCTGAACCAGCTGCTGGAAGCCGATCCGGCCGACGATTCCCCGCCTGACGCAGACCCACCGACGCCCACAAGCGAGGCCGACGAGTCGGCGAGCGACCTGCCATCCGGGCGCGATCTGGTGGAGGAGCTGGAGCGGTTCCTGCGCGGCGAGCGCGGGAGCGAGAGCAGCGATCCTGAAGGCGGCACCGGCTGACAGCCCGCCGTCGTGGGGCGCGGGCCGGCCGACGCCCAGGTGGGCTTGCCATCGCCCCACCGTGGGGCGTGGCATGCCACGCCTGCAGGGCATGCCACGCCCCCGCCGGGCCGCTTCCCGACGTACCGCCGACCTCCTGCCGACTACACCTCGTACACCTGCTTCAGCTCGGTCTCGGCCCACTTGACGGCCGCCTCGGGGGATTCGCCCTGGATCGCCTTGGCGAACATGTCCACGACGATGTACTTCGACCAGGCCAGGCCGGCCTTCTGGTTGGCCGGGCCAGGGAACCCGACGGCCCGCGCGACCGGCCCGAGGTCTCGGAAGATCTTGACGACCGGCGGGAGCTTGTCCCAGCCGAGCATCTGATCGTGCTTCGGGCTGACGCCAGCGATGTAGCTCTGGTTCTCCTGGAAGCGGGCCTCGTAGATCTCCGGCTTCATCAGGTGCCGCAGCAGCTCCTTGGCCGCGTCGATGCTCTTGCTGTACTTCGGGATGCAGTAGTGGTCCGTGCCGACGAGCAGCGCGCGCTCCTTCGGGCCGGCCGGCATCAGCGAGAGGCCGATGTCGTCGAAGAACGGGCTCTTGTCGTTGCGGGCCACGAACCAGATGCTCGACCCGTTCTGCGTCGCGGAGATCTGCTCGGCCAGGAACGAGCGGTTGTTGGCCGAGTCATCCCAGGCGAGGCCCGTGTCGTCGAAGCAGTCCTTGAACGCAACGGCCATGTCCGCGACGGCCTTGATCGTCTCGGGCGAGTTGATGGCGACCTTGCCCTGCTCGTTGACCTCGCGGCCGCCGTAGCCCCACATCATCGAGTAGCACCAGCCCGGCGGATCCCCGAAGCTGTGCCCGAACGCCTGCCCGTACGGCTGGTTCTTCGCCTTCAGCTTCTTGCCGACCTCAAAGTAGGCGTCCAGCTTTTCCGGGAACGCCGACGCGCCGGCATCCTTGAACCAGGACTGCCGCCAGTGCATCGCGCCGCCGCTGTTGTCGTGCGGCATGGCGTACCACTTGCCGTCCGGACCGACGTCGTTCGCCTTGAAGATCGGGTAGAAGTCGCCGTACAGCTTCTGGATGTCCGCCACCAGATCCGAGATGTCGCTCATACCCTGGATGAAGGTCTGCGCCCAGTTGTCGCGGATGTGGACGATATCGGGGCCGCTGCCGCCCTGGATAGAGGCCGCGAGCTTCGGCTGAATATCGTTCGTGTTGACGAACTCGACGCTGACCCTCGCGCCGACATCCTTGGCCCAGTCCTCGATCTGCTTCTTGATGAAGGCGTCCGCCGTCGGGATGAACGAGGCCCAGCCAAGGTAACTGACCTGCGCGCCCGAGAGGTTGACCTTCGGCACGGCCGGAGCCTGGGCTGCCGCGCCGGCGGCTGGCGACGCCGCTGCCGCTGGCGAGGAGGCCGGGGCGGCTGCGGCTGCGGCCGGTGACGCCCCCGCTGCTGGCGCGGCAGCGGCCGGCGACGATGCCGGCGCGGCGGCGGGGGCGGCAGGCTTCGGGGCCTCCGTTGGCTTGGCCGGAGCAGCGGTCGGCTGCTGGGGCGCGGTGGCGCCGCCACAGGCTGTCAGCAGCAAGAGGCCAGTCGGCCCCACTGCCGTCTGCAGAAAGCCTCGGCGGCTCAGGTGGCTCCTCACGCGGGCACGTCGATCACGATCGTCTGGCATCATTGCCTCCCTGTACGCGTGCGTGGGATACCCTCAGCGGACCCGTCGCCGTCAGAAGCGCCGGCGTACAGCGCCAGTGCTGCAGGCCGCCCGGCCAGAAACCGCTGTCGCCTGGGGCCAGGATATCGGACAGGCCCGGTGCGCCATTGCCTCGGGAGCGGTCACCATCCGTGTCAACAGGCGATAGGGCTTCGTCGCCGGTGCTCGTCAACGCCGTGTCTCGCCGCAGAGCATCCACACGGACGCCCTGCGAATGGCGGGCGGAGTGTAGCATCCGCAGACAATCATGTCTACAAGAAGGTTTTTGCCAGTATGGGCGCACAATCAGCCTGCCCGCCGCGCGCCGAATCGCACAACAATAGGCACGCAGTTCGTCCGCGATGGAGCTGACCGATGTTTCAGGATCTCACGATCATCGACTTCCACTGTCACTTCCCGGCTGCCAACGACCTGTCGATGTCAGGCGCGGCAGCCCGCACCTACGAGCCTGGCAGCGCGGCCGGCGCGAAGGCCGACTACCTGAAGCAGCAGGCTGAGAAGTACCGTGTCGCCTGGCGCCAGGCCTGGGACTTCCCCGAGCCGGAGAGGGAAGCGCCCAGCCTGGAGGTGCAGGCGGACCGCTGGCTTGCCGAGCTGGACCGCTACGGCATCAGCCATGTCGGGTTCGCCACCGGCGGCGGCAACGACTCGCTGGCCTCCGTCGTAGCCCGCCACCCAGGCCGCTTCATCGGGTTCGCTCACCACAACCTGTTCGAGCCGGGCGCCGCTGAGGAGCTGGAGCGCGCTGTCACGCAGCTCGGCCTCAAGGGTCTGAAGATCCTGGCCCCGGCCCTGGAGCGCCCCGTCAACGAGCGCGAGCTCTACCCCATCTGGGAGGTCTGCGAGCGGCTGGGTATCCCGGTCCTGATCCACTTCGGGATGCTGGGGGCGGGCGGCGGCATCTCGTGGAACGGCCGCGACAACCCGGGCCTGCTCGAGCAGATCGCCAGGGACTTCCCGACCGTCGAGTTCGTGGTGCCGCACTTCGGGATTCAGTACGTCAAGGAGCTGCTGTTCCTCTGCTGGGCCTGCCAGAACGTCAACGTGGACACCTCAGGCTCGAATCAGTGGATCCGCTGGATGCCGTACCCGCTGACCCTGGAAGACCTGTTCCGCAAGTTCTACGAGACAGTCGGGCCGGAGCGGATCGTCTACGGGAGCGACTCAAGCTGGTTCCCGCGCGGGTACAGCATCCGCTACTTGCAGGATCAGATGCGGGCCTGCCGCTTCCTGAACTTCCCGGAGGATGCCATCCAGAAGATCTTCGGCGGGAACGCCGCGCGGCTGTTCGACATCCCGCTGGGCGCGGATGGTGGATCGTAGGTCGAGGATGGTGGATCGTAGGTCGAGGGTGGTGGGGGAGACGCCCCACGCCCCATGCCCCACGCCCTATGACCCACGATCCATGCCCCACGCCCCATGACTCAGCATCTGCCGCTCGCACTGATCCTCCTGCTGGGGCTGGGCCTGCGCCTCTTCCTGCTCGACGGCCAGAGCCTCTGGTACGACGAGGGTGTCAGCGCCTACATGACGCCCAGGAGCTTTGCCGAGATCGCCGTTGCCACGTCCGTCGATATCCACCCGCCGCTCTACTACTGGCTGCTGGCAACCTGGGCCGCCACCTTCGGGCAGGGCGAGATCGCGCTCCGCTCGCTGTCCGTCCTGCTGGGAATGGCAACCATCTGGGTGACCTGGAGACTTGGGCTGCTGGTGGCCGGGCGCGTCGCCGGGCTGGCGGCAGCGGCGGTGCTCGCCGTCTCGCCGCTGGCCGTGCAGTACAGCCAGGAAGTACGCATGTACGCGCAGGCCGGGCTGCTGGCGGCGGCGAGCAGCTGGGCTGCGCTCGTGCTGCTGCGCGCCCTGGCCGACGCTGCCACGCCCAGACGACGGCGGCTGGCGCAGTTGGCCGCGCTCTACGGACTCCTGGCCGGCGCGCTGCTCTACACCCACTACTACGGCTCGCTGGTGGTGGTGGCGCAGGGCCTCTACGCCCTGCTGCTGGTCGCGCTGACGCGCCGCTGGCAGATCCTGGTCTGGTTCGGGCTGGCCGGCAGCATCGCCACGCTGCTGTTCCTGCCGTGGCTGCCGGTAGCGCTGCGTCAGACCGGCTACTACCCGGGCCTGGGCTCCCCCCAGCCGGCCTGGGCGCTGGCGCTGGACGCCGTCAACGTCCTCTCGCTGGGCATCGCGACCACGCGCTTCGCGTTCCGGGCCGGGCTGGCGCCGTTCTTGGGACTGGCAGCGCTCGGAGCCGGGTGGCTGAGCGGCCTACTGCCCCCCCGAAGCCCGACACCCGACACCCGACACCATCTCGTCCTGCTCCTCCTCTGGCTGCTCCTGCCCATCGTCGGCATCGTCATCCTCTCGCGCACCCGCCCCCTCTACGAGCCGCGCTT comes from the Chloroflexota bacterium genome and includes:
- a CDS encoding PAC2 family protein — its product is MSVLRIADRPDLRRPILLAGFGGWGDAGAAATGALSYLLGDPPPSPCAVLDPEACFDFTVQRPVTRRDASGRWKLEYPEITLHALVRPDAECDLLVLRGPEPHASWPTIARAVAEYALSLGVERAVTFGAFIGPVSHRRIPIVRRTPNADLDARLAALGFEDTAYAGPTAFVTALLHGLDEAGIPAASLWAASPGYLGAPNPAVSLSLLEAAERALDADLELGRLQGIATDFLRKVESAIRANPEVAERLNQLLEADPADDSPPDADPPTPTSEADESASDLPSGRDLVEELERFLRGERGSESSDPEGGTG
- a CDS encoding extracellular solute-binding protein; the encoded protein is MPDDRDRRARVRSHLSRRGFLQTAVGPTGLLLLTACGGATAPQQPTAAPAKPTEAPKPAAPAAAPASSPAAAAPAAGASPAAAAAAPASSPAAAASPAAGAAAQAPAVPKVNLSGAQVSYLGWASFIPTADAFIKKQIEDWAKDVGARVSVEFVNTNDIQPKLAASIQGGSGPDIVHIRDNWAQTFIQGMSDISDLVADIQKLYGDFYPIFKANDVGPDGKWYAMPHDNSGGAMHWRQSWFKDAGASAFPEKLDAYFEVGKKLKAKNQPYGQAFGHSFGDPPGWCYSMMWGYGGREVNEQGKVAINSPETIKAVADMAVAFKDCFDDTGLAWDDSANNRSFLAEQISATQNGSSIWFVARNDKSPFFDDIGLSLMPAGPKERALLVGTDHYCIPKYSKSIDAAKELLRHLMKPEIYEARFQENQSYIAGVSPKHDQMLGWDKLPPVVKIFRDLGPVARAVGFPGPANQKAGLAWSKYIVVDMFAKAIQGESPEAAVKWAETELKQVYEV
- a CDS encoding sugar ABC transporter permease is translated as MADHSVASPRPAPAAPAASTHGLSAWFERRASFVLPFPAVATVALMLAFPLAYTLYLSVQDFSLASTAAPKFVGLDNYITLFTTDTRFKNSIFVTFYFTLLGVTVQTFLGVTLALLFNRQFWGRGLLRTLAILPMVATPVAIALIFVLMYHPTLGVMNYFLSVIGLPPWSWTYASGTVIPALVIVDTWQWTPLIMLIVLAGLAALPGEPYEAAMIDGASKAQMLWTITLPLLRPTIVTAALFRLIDSLKTFDIIFVMTQGGPGGASDTINIYLFNTAFSYFHMGMASSMVVIFFAIILGVSVLAMRIRRASWL
- a CDS encoding sugar ABC transporter substrate-binding protein, producing the protein MSRPAPKITRRRYLGLSIGLMSASLLAACGQSAAPAPTAAPAKPAEAAKPAEAAKPAEAAKPAAPAAAPAATTAPPAAAAQAAPAKVDPAKPTDAAFDWQQFKGQSINVQFNKHPHNTVIEQNIPEFTKLTGINVQFEDLPEIQGRQKLVVEFAGGGGNLDAFNASYHVEKVQFSKSGWFMPLNEMIADKKLLSPEFDWNDVPEPGKKEVTLADGKIVGIPSFVDVSIMAYRKDLLDAKGLKVPTDHTELEAAIKALHNPSGGVYGWCARGLKNANMTQWPCQFLNWGGKYFENGKATLDTPAGEGSLDWYARMNREYGVPGVVNFNWSEVTAAFMQGQVAFMEDGINFLSQYEDETKSKVKGKVGYALVPKGPGGQIPPTYTPGFAISAKSKKAGPAFLFTQWATGKTMGIKAQVAGVGVARLSTWDDPAVKAAQKMPQDWVDAFIQGNKIGSPGLPAIAAVSEYRDTVGALFQGAIEGGSAKEIIKKANDAFQAILDKEK
- a CDS encoding amidohydrolase is translated as MFQDLTIIDFHCHFPAANDLSMSGAAARTYEPGSAAGAKADYLKQQAEKYRVAWRQAWDFPEPEREAPSLEVQADRWLAELDRYGISHVGFATGGGNDSLASVVARHPGRFIGFAHHNLFEPGAAEELERAVTQLGLKGLKILAPALERPVNERELYPIWEVCERLGIPVLIHFGMLGAGGGISWNGRDNPGLLEQIARDFPTVEFVVPHFGIQYVKELLFLCWACQNVNVDTSGSNQWIRWMPYPLTLEDLFRKFYETVGPERIVYGSDSSWFPRGYSIRYLQDQMRACRFLNFPEDAIQKIFGGNAARLFDIPLGADGGS
- a CDS encoding GntR family transcriptional regulator, encoding MAAESSDISARRPAGRRFKRVPVAALHEEVVRAFCDALLTGQIKPGQRIVERDMAEEMGLSRGPIRDGLAVLERHGLVVRARHKASYVASLDQADVQDVYTVRRMFETFALRLAVEQGRLTEAALDPLRQLVAEMERAGESGDRVSILERDIAFHRALCEMSGSPRLLDLYDQTRLLRLLVFTISQLPHIDLQVLGPQHQQIVDALAEAIHHRDAAPAVVALERHLESSCQLAIRQIAQAGGEEQEVPG
- a CDS encoding glycosyltransferase family 39 protein → MTQHLPLALILLLGLGLRLFLLDGQSLWYDEGVSAYMTPRSFAEIAVATSVDIHPPLYYWLLATWAATFGQGEIALRSLSVLLGMATIWVTWRLGLLVAGRVAGLAAAAVLAVSPLAVQYSQEVRMYAQAGLLAAASSWAALVLLRALADAATPRRRRLAQLAALYGLLAGALLYTHYYGSLVVVAQGLYALLLVALTRRWQILVWFGLAGSIATLLFLPWLPVALRQTGYYPGLGSPQPAWALALDAVNVLSLGIATTRFAFRAGLAPFLGLAALGAGWLSGLLPPRSPTPDTRHHLVLLLLWLLLPIVGIVILSRTRPLYEPRFLLLVLPAWAVLLGAGLAALWSGAGRLLAARTGFPPMARQLAVIAVAVVLAGLLLIPTVRSLASYYWDPVYARDNYRGLAQTVMLREQPDDAIVLTAPGQIEIFNYYYRGPSDLFPLPRQRPIDVADTRARLDTLAETHDRVWLVRWAANEADPDDLILGWLEGRGRRLGTQSFGRVELRLYDLRAVASAPSPWVLARATVSAPDSFTLRAP
- a CDS encoding carbohydrate ABC transporter permease gives rise to the protein MALIRKHGETAAYTILMLILMAPMAFVFFWMVSISFRTNIEATASPPLFIPRNPTLDGYRYVFDNPSNPFFKYVMNSTIVAFGCTAIGMLLGVPAAFSIARWKQNGLALGILLARITPGLSFLVPWFITFRWFGLIDTHAALILSHLIVGLPIIVWVMIGFFEDLPTELVDAALIDGSSIYGVLWRIAVPLVKPGLVATAILSIIFSWNNFNFSVILAGPNTRTLPVAVFNLMSFEQFNWGPLAAAATMITLPVVAMALVMQRHIVSGLTLGAVKQ